In the Fusobacterium sp. FSA-380-WT-3A genome, one interval contains:
- a CDS encoding DUF1667 domain-containing protein, translating to MKKEMICIVCPMGCHLTIDTETLDVKGNTCPRGAEYAKEELVAPKRVITSTVRITGGLHHRLPVKTNGAIPKDLNFKCMEELAKVELKSPVKVGDIVIKNVLNTGVDIVACRDM from the coding sequence ATGAAAAAAGAGATGATATGTATTGTTTGTCCAATGGGATGTCATTTAACTATAGATACAGAAACTTTAGATGTCAAAGGAAATACATGTCCTAGAGGAGCTGAATATGCAAAAGAAGAATTAGTAGCTCCAAAAAGAGTTATAACTTCAACTGTAAGAATAACAGGAGGACTTCACCATAGATTACCTGTAAAAACAAATGGAGCTATACCAAAAGATTTAAATTTTAAATGTATGGAAGAATTAGCAAAAGTTGAATTAAAATCACCAGTAAAAGTTGGAGATATAGTAATAAAAAATGTTTTAAATACTGGAGTAGATATAGTAGCTTGTAGAGATATGTAA